In the Commensalibacter nepenthis genome, TCTGATTTCTGCTGGGATAACACCTTTAACTGAGAATCATAAAAACACTTATTTACTTCAGCTGGCATCTAACTTGCTAAATGGCGGAAAAGAGCAATTAGCAAATAATTTAAAACCATTTATTGGTGGGAAAACACCTATCTATTTAATGGGTTTAATGTTTTCTCAAAAATTAAATATAAAATCTACTTATAAAAAAAATTGGTTTCAACACTCTAATTGGGAAGCCGTTGCAAATAATTTAAACTACATCTATCCCAAACGTATTAGCATGTCTCATGCTGAAAAATTCCAACTTGGATGTATAGGATTAATCTTAATATGGGGAGTAGGAAGTGTTGTTTCTTATTTTGTAAATAAGAATTCAATCGTTCACAATTCACAATTGGCTTATCAAGCAATTAACGAGCGCTTACCAACTGCACAAGGTTTATTAATACAAAAACAATTACAACAAGAAATAACTCATAAACAATTGCTTATTAAACAAGGATCTCCTTGGTATAGTCGTTTTGGATTAAATAAAAATACACAACAATTAACGGCATTATGGCCTTATTATAAACAGGCCAATCTGAGGTTAATGCAAAACCAAATTATTACTTTACTCAATAAAAAACTTACTTTTTTTACTGAAAATAGTAAAAACTCTGCAAATAACTTACAAACAAAAGAAGCATATGCTCTATTAAAAGCCTATTTGATGATGGCAAAATCAGAAAAGATGGATGCAGGATTTTTTGAAGAAGTTATTTTTCGACATTGGCAAGAACGTTCTAATGTAACTCAAGGAATCTGGGAGAATACAGCTCCTTCTTTATTAATTTTTTATGCGCAAAACCTTCCTAATCATCCTGATTGGAAAATTAACCCTAATATGATGTTGGTTGAAAATACTAGAAAAATACTGTTACATCAAATTGGAAATCATAAAGTCGAAGAAATCCTATATAATGATATCATAGGAACAGCATCACCTCATTTTGCAAAAGTAGAATTAAAAAATATTGTTAACAATACAGATGTAAATCAAGTTTTTTTTACAAAAGAAACTATTCCAGGTGTGTATACACGCAAAGCATGGGAAAATGAAATTAAAACAGCTATTGATCAAGCTATTGAAGCACCAAGACAAAATGTTGATTGGGTTTTAAGTGATAATCCAGAAACGACCAATGATCCCAATGACAATAAAGCACTTAAACAATTATTAACTGATCATTATTTTAATGATTTTCAGAAAAAATGGGCTATATTTCTAAACAGCATACAATGGCGTCAAAGCCAATCCATCGAAGATACAATAAAGCAATTAACTTTATTATCTGATGTAAAACGCTCTCCTCTTATCGCATTAATTAATACAATTAACTATGAAGGCAAAACAGGAAAACAAACAGAAGATATTCCTGGATCTCTAGTCCGTTCAACACGTAAATTGTTTTGGAATGATAAAGATGATGCTATCAACCAAAAAGAAACGGTTTCTTATCCTATGGACGATACTTTTGGATCTCTATTTGCAATTATAGAGGGAAAAGCAGGAGGAGATGGCACAACAAATATTAATATTCAATCATTTTTAACCAAGGTAACATTACTTCGATTAAAATTGCAACAAATTGCTAAAATTAATAACCCAAGAGCCGTTAATAACATGGTTTTTCAAGAAAAAGATGAACAATTAGCAGAAAGCAGTCAATATAGCCAGTTAATGGCTGCTTTTATAGGGGATTCGTTGGGAGGATTAGGAAATACTCTATTTGTAAAACCCATAGAGCAAATTAAACAATCCGTAACCCAGCCAGCTTCTCAAAATATGAATAATGCTTGGCAAAAAAATATTGCAGATGAATGGAATAAAGCCTTTTCCAAAAAATATCCTTTTGATCCTCAATCTAAAAATGATGTTTCTTTTGATTTGTTAGGACAATATCTGCGCCCAAATACAGGGCGTTTAGATCAATTCATTCAATCTCAACTTGGGCATCTGATGCATAAAGAAGGAAATATATGGGTCGTTGATCCTATGGCATCTGATGGTTTGGTTTTTAATCCTCAGTTTTTACAAGCTATTAATCAACTAAATGAACTATCAGAAGCTTTGTTTATTAGCCCAGATATGCGTTTTCATTTTGAAATTCAAGCTGTTCCATCCCCAAAAATTATTCGAAGTGAGTTTTCAATTGATAACCAAAAAGTTATTTATTTTAATCAAGCAGATGAATGGCAATTAGTAGATTGGCCCGGAGATGATGAGGTTCGTGGTGCTTCTCTTGCGGTTATGGATTATTCATCAAAATTAAAAAATTTAGCAGAATATGATGATAAATTAGGAATTATCCGCTTACTTGATAAAGCAAAAATTAAACAGCTTGATAGTAATATCTTTCAATTAACGTGGAAAATACCTCGTTCTAAACAAACCATAACATATCTATTAAGAAATGATAATGGAAAAGGAATATTAACATTTCTAGACCTAAAGAGCTTCCAATTTCCACAACAAATTTTTGAAGAGCAGTAATAATGATGCTTAAAAAACTAATTACAGGTTGCTTTCAACAAGAAGATGCCATCTCTCAAGCTCGCAAAGCATCTATAAAGTGGCAAGATTGGATATTACCAATTCCTGGTGTCAGTAAAGTAGGAAACGATCCAACATATGAAGATGACTTTCAATATATGCGTGATGAAATCAGCAAAATAACGGATACCAATACTCAAAATATTTTAATTTACGCAGAAGAACTCTTAAAAAATCATTGTAAAGATGTTCGTGTCATCACTTATTATATTTGGGCGCGTTTACATCAAGACGGTGAAAGTGGTTTTGCTGATGGATTATTATTATTAGCAACATTAGTGCATGAATATGGTGAAGAGCTACTCCCAACTAGGACAATCACGCGTAAACTAGCCTTTGAATGGCTTTGTGGTGTAAAAATACAAAATAGCCTATCTCTTTATCCAGAGGTTGAAAAAAATAATTTTAAAAATATTATTGCTGCATTAGCATGGTTACAGTCACAATTTGAAAGTTGGTCAGAAGAAAATCGTCCAAACCTCAATGGGTTAATTACTATTTTAGAAAATAGATTAGAAAGCTCTGGTGGAATTAATACAATTATTCCTCAAAATAGCACGGCTTCTTCTATATCTTCACCACAAGAAAAAAATAATTCTGAACAAAAATTTTCTGTTATTACCATTAAATCTGGTAGAGAGCTTTTAGAACAATCTCGCTTATTATCCTCTTACTTACACGAACAACCACAAGGATGGCTTTCCTCTGCCAGATTAATGCGTTGTATTCGATGGGATACAGTACATCAACTGCCATCACATGATGGTGGAAAAAAAACCAGACTTACTCCACCTCGAAGCGAGTTAAAAAATGCTTTAAAACGTTTATATATACAACAAAAATGGATAGAACTTCTAGAGCAAGCTGAAAACATGTTTATGGAAGGCGTTAACCATTTTTGGCTTGATATACAATGGTATGTTTATCAAGCTTTAAATAAATCTGACAATGAATATACAGAATGGGCAAAAATTATCAAAAACGATCTACAGATGCTATTAGATCGCTTACCTGGATTGCATGACCTAACATATGATGATGGTACTCCTTTTGCAGACGAGGTTACTCACCCTTGGATTGAGCAAAATGTTCTTTTAACTGAAACCAATTTCTTTGCCGATAAAACAAACTCATCTTTTCATGATCAAAATAGTATTTTAGATATGGAAAGTGAAGCGCTGACCATGATTGATAAAGAAGGGGAAGAGGCAACCTTAACATGGTTAATGCAATTGCCTGGTATTGATTCAACCAAAAGTCGTTGGCTACAAAGGCTTTTAATGGCACGTATCACTGAACAATGTGGAAAAATAGATATGGCTGTTCATTTACTAAAAGAGCTAGAAAAAGATGCAGAACCCTTTCAATTACAATTATGGGAGCCTGAATTAATGTTTGAAGTTAAAGCACGCCTCTTAAAGTTATTACGTATGAAAGCACAACGTAACGAAAGCGATAAAATTCGTTTATTAGAAAAAATGGAACAGCTGCTATCTGATCTAGTATCAATAGATCCTTCTCGAGCCTTTATATTATTTAATTAAAAAAAATAGGAAAAAATAATGGCTCATGACGATTTAATATTACGCTACTATGAAGCAGAAATGATGTATTTACGCGAGGCTGGAAAAGAGTTTGCGCAAGCTCATCCAGATCGTGCTGCACTACTAAATTTAGATAAAGTTAGCGACAGAGATCCGTATGTAGAACGTTTGTTTGAAGGTTTTTCCTTTTTAATGGGAAAAATGCGCCAAAAGCTAGATGATGATTTACCCGAATTAACTGAAGGTTTGGTCAGTTTATTATGGCCACACTATTTACGTACTATTCCCTCTTTGGCAGTAGTTGAATTAACCCCAAACTATCATAAACTAAAAGAACCAGAAATTTTATCTAAAGAGTTTGAAATTATTTCACAACCTATTGGTTCTAAAAAAACAAAGTGTCGTTATAGATCTACTAGAGATGTAGAGCTGCTACCTTTAAAATTAAGTAATGCTCAATTATTACATGAACCAGATGGTCGTTCAATCATTAGAATTCGATTTAATTGTGGTGATTTGGCTGAATGGGGCGATATTCATATTCACTCTTTACCAATTTATCTTAATGCTGATTCCCCGATTAGCTCTGCCTTGCATCTTTATCTAACACGATATGTTCAACATAGTTTTATCCGTTATTCAAATGCTTTTAATTCAGATCGACGACCAATAGATTTATGCTTTTCTCCTATGGGTTTTGATCCAGAAGATCGATTATGGCCTAAAGGAGAGACCGCTTTTAGTGGGTATCAACTTTTATTAGAATATTTCTCTTTTAGAGAAAAGTTTATGTTCTTAAATCTAAAGGGATTAGAAAAAATTCACTTTCCAGAGGCAATAGAGTGGTTTGAGCTAGACATTGTTTTAAACAAATTATGGCCACAAGATTTGCTATTTTCTGAAGAAAATTTTGTTTTATATTGCACACCTGTTATTAATTTATTTGAAATTGAAGCTGACCCCTTACGAATTTCAGGTTTACAACACGAATATTTACTGCGCCCATTAAGAATTCAAGATGGTCATACTGAAATATATTCTGTAGATCATGTAAAATCATCAAAACGTGCCGAACAACATGATTTTGTTCCCTTTAGCAGTTTTCAACATCGTGGAGGTATGTTACGTCATACAGCCCCAGAACGTTACTATCATACACGAGTACGCCGTGGAGCCTCTGGTCTATATGATACTTGGTTAATTCTTGGCGGGGATGCTTTTGAAAAAAACTTTGACTTTGAAGAAGAAATTTTATCTCTAAGGATTACTGCAACCAATGGGCAACTCCCACGTAGCTCTTTACGTAACAGCATATTAAATCAACCGCTTCACTCAACACAATTAGAGGTTAAAGTTCGCAATTTAAGTGCCCCTACAATGCCATGCTACCCACCATCAACAGATCGCTTTCATTGGCGTGTTCTTAGCCATTTAAGCTCTAACTTTTTAAGTATGCTGGATAATGCTGAAATCTTAAGGGGAACCTTGGCTTTATATGACTGGACAGATGATGAAATGAACCGTCGTCGTTTAGAGGCAATTATTCATGTAGAGCATTCTTTAATTCAACGTTTTGAAAAAGGCTTCTTATTAAGAGGCGTTGATATTGAAGTAACAATCAATAGCAACGGATTTTCTGGAGAGGGGGATATTTGCCTATTTGGCGAGATGTTAAATCAATTCTTTGCTTTATATACAGATATTCATTTGTTTAACCAGCTAACAATTACATTAAAACCTACTGGAAAGAGTTTTAGATGGAAAGAAAACCACAGTCAGAAAATTTCTGGTTAGTTAAAAAAATTGAAGATAAAATTATATCTATTAATTTCTATCGTTTTTGTCAGCTGATAGAAAAAACAGATATACATTATCCTGCGCTTGGAACAACCTCTTTGCTTAAAAACGACCTTATTCGTTTTAGGTCAGTTGAAGATATGGGGTTTCCCGTTAGTGAATTTAAAGAGGTTCAATGGTCTAAAACAAACCCTTCACTCCCTCCAACGATTAGAACGACTTTTCTAGGTCTTTATGGTATTGATTCTCCATTACCAACAATATTCTTAGATGATATTGCTCAAAAAAGAGAAGGATATGAAAGTGTCACTTCCTTTTTAGATATTTTTCATCACCGTATGATCACGCAATATTACCGTATATGGCGTAAATATTCTTACCCAGCTTCTTTTCAATCAGGTGGCACGGATGAAACCTCACAATGTTTACTCGGATTAATTGGTCTAGGCATCCCAGGAACACAAAAACATATAGCAACCCCAATATCCCGTTTTTTGGCATTACTGAGTGTAATGCGCTTACCAACACGTAATGCTGAGGGGCTAAGCGCTTTAGTGTCTGTTCTTACAAAAAATACCAAAGCTACTGTCAAACCTCATTCTGTTCAACATATTCCATTACTTAACCCCATCAAATTAAGCTCTAAAACACCTGTTCATTTAAACATACGCCATACTTTGGGAAAAACTGGAAGAGATGTGAATAGTCAAATTGCCTTAAATTTATATACAGAAGACTTTGAAGAAGCAAAATCTTGGCTGCCAGGAGGTGTTTTATTTATAGATTTTTTAATCTTATTGAGAGTTTATTTAGGATGGAGATATACTGCAAAAATACAATTAACTGTTCCTAAACGCGTCCTGCCTGATGCTAAACTAAACAAATCTCAGATTCAATTGGGACGAACAGGAATATTAGGATTAACCAAAGAAAAGAAAAAACATTCTAAAGAAATTATTACTGTCAAAATAGGAGGATATAAAGGCTTAAAGCCTCTTTCTAAGGTAACACAAGCTGAAAAGGTCTCTTATGTATATTAATAAACAAAAATTATTAGGTCTAGGGGTATGTTTGTTAATACTTTCTGGATGTTCCTCATCTAAAAAAGATGTACAACAGGCCTCTGTCAATGAACCTAAAAAAGCACGTCATATTAAAGAATTATATTTGCAGTTTAATACTGATAAAGAGTTAAATTTAAATCAAGACAAACAGCCATTATCTGTAATGGTAAGAATTTATCAATTTAAAGACAACCAAGCTTTTCTTCAAAGCAATTATAAGGAGTTATTGAAGGAAAAAAATAATGATATTAAACAAAACACTCTTAATCAATACGATATTATTCTTAAGCCAAACGAGAAAATATTATTACATCGCCCCTTAGAAAAAGATAGCATTTATATTGCTATAGTTGCCTTTTTTAGAAACCCAGACTTAGAAAAAAATAATTGGAAAATTATTATTCGAAGAGATTACCTCTTTAAAAAGAAACCAAGGATAATCGAGATTAGTTCAAATAAATTATCTTTAGAACCAACAAAAAAAGAGTTGAAAGCACAAGGAAAAAAATGAATCCTTCATTATATGAGATGTTAACTTTTAATTTTACTGGTGAGCTTGATCTTGATCAAGTCAACGATAAAGATCAAGTTATTTTATCTGTTATGAATAACATTGAAAGAATTCTAAATTGTCGTGCAGGAAGCCTTGCTCATTTACCAGATTATGGAATTCCAGACATGCATTCTATTCTACAAAATTTACCTGGGTCTGCATATAATTTGATGAATATTATTCAAAGAGTTTTATTAAAGTACGAACCTAGATTGAAGTCTGTAAACGTGGATCTAACTGCTGAAGATAAAACAGGATGTTTATATTACACAATAGAAGCACATTTGCATAAAGTAGGATTAGTTCGATTTGGTACAGAATTTGCTCCTGAAGGGCGTATTCTGATTAATTATTTGCGTCAACGTCAACAAATCGATTGAAGGACAGCAACATGACATCAATATTATCAGATAAACTTGGAAAAATTGGAAAAACACCAATTGCACTGAAAGAGTTTATGTCTTTAAAAGAGGAAGTGGGAAAACTAAACCACCCCGCTCGACCAGATATTGACTGGAAAAAAGTAGAGGAGCTTTGTAAAACTATATTACGTAAAAATGGAGCTGACTTACAAACTCTTTCCTACTATACTATTGCATTGACAAAATTATATGAATTAAAAGGATTAACCGAAGGTATAGATCTGATTGATACACTTATCGGCAAATATTGGTTTAATTTTTGGCCAGAGCAAACACATATTAGAGTTGAAATTATTGCTTGGTTAGTAAAATCTATTCAACAGTTTTTAAGATCCTATCAGTTTTCATATACTGACCTAACATCTCTTTATCATCTAGAAAATTTATTTAATCATTTATGTCAAAATTTCCAAGACTTGGAAATTAAACATTTAACAGGCATGACAGATTTATATCTATTAACATCTAAAACGGCAAAGCAACTTGAACGTCTTGAGCAAGAAAATGCGCTATCTAATACTGTTTCATTTGATCATATTAACAAAATAAAAAAAAACAGAGATCTTAAAAATAGCAATGATATACCCAACCTAACAAAACAAGAAAAAAACATCAATCCAGAGGTTAAAAAAACAACTTTAGATGGTGAACCTCTATCCTCCACCACGCCCTTTATTCAATCGGAGAAAAAACATCCAAAAATTATTTTTTGGAAAGGTTTTATAACTGGAGCCTGTGCTATTATGTTCGTTGGCATTGTTTCAGGAGGAGCTTTGTTTTACAAACAACACATAAACTTGCAAAATGTTCCTATAGTTCACAGTCACTATTTCCCTGAAAATTTAACAGATAGCCAAATTAATATATTAACCAAACTTGCAGAGAATAAAATTTCAAAAGAAACAACTGATAATATTTTAACCAATGGTCAAGAAACCCTTAATCAAATTGAAATACAACCTCTTTGGGGAGTCTATTATGGTGACTATCTGATTAAGTTATACCAATCCTTATTTCCTCAAAATGCACAAGTTATAAAACTACAAAAACAGTGGCAAAACAAACAGAAAGAACTAGCAGACCAATATATACAAACCAATACATATCAAGTAATCCAAAATCAATTACAAAACCTGCTAGATCGATTAAATGGACTTGATGAAAGGAAAGGTCGATATATTACTGTATCAGAATTAAAATCTATTGTTTTTTCAATTCAAAAACCTTTGCTTCAATCCCCACCTTTAGATGAATTGTTAAGGCAAATGAAAGAGCAAAAAAAGCAACAAAAAGATACCACAACTTTACAACAACAAATAGATATGCGCTTCATACAACTTCTTAATTATTATTATATGCTTCAACAGTCCAAATAATTTAACCTTTTATTTAGAGATTTCCCTATGAGCTGGCCTATTCCAACTTTGACAAAAAAAGAACTTCCCTCTCCTCCTAATTTATGGTTTTGGGGTATATTTTTTATATCCCTACAAATTGTTGCAATTATTATTGGAATATTCATTCTTAACTATGAAAACCCAAAACAAATTGTTGGATTATGCCTAATTCCGACTATTTTAGGATGGATTATTTTATATGTATTTTGGGTATTAAAATATGTAGGCTCTTCTTTATTGGTAAAATATTGGAATAAAGAAACAGATAAAACTGATTCTTTATGGAAAAAATGGGGGAAAAATAAAATTACTATACTAGGCAATGCTGTATTAACGCCTGAAGAAAATGGAGTAAATGAGCTACTAGGAGATAATCCTCCTGTTTTTCCACAAAAAGCACGCCCTTTACATCTACACCATCTTCCTATTGAGGAGCTTTTCGAAAACATTCATCAACAATTAGAAAAACAATATCCTAACTATACAAGTGATATACAAGAAATATTTTTATTACTGCCTGAATCCTCTTCTTCTAAAGAAACAGAGTATCAAAGCACTATAAAACAACAATGGGATAATAGAAATGTTCATATTTTACATCATATAGAAGAATTATTTCCAATATTTAACAATAAAATAGAAATAAAGAAAATAATATTACTTTTGTCATTACAATTATGGGACAATAATCAAGAAATTTATAGTGAATTTATAACAGCTCAACTATTATCCTCAGAGCTATTTGAAAAAAAGCAAGATATTAAACCTATATATGGTTATATCAGTCGGAATATGCTGCTCCCTTTATATAATATTGAAAATGACTTTCAGAAATTTATGACTTATGGGTGTGACGATAGTAATCAAATAAAATCAATTTGGACAAATAATATAGAGGACAGTTTCTTACCAAATATTGTTTTAGAATTAGAAAAACATAAAATCTCAGCGTTAACACATAATATCAACTATTCGTTTGGCCAATCCAGCCCCATATCGTTAATGCTTGCTATGACAACAGCACTGAAAGCTATAAAAACACAACAAGCAGAACAGTTGGTGTTTAATAAAATACAAAATAATATAGTATTATTTAGAATATCATCATAATCGATATTTTATCTGTAAACTCATTAAACAATATAAATTTACGGATAAAATATTTAAATCCATCAAATTGGGTCTTATGGAACGCTTGGTTTATAATCAGAAAAAACTTCGTTGCGACTGATTTCGACTTTTTTAATTTCTATTTTTTGTGAGTCTTTGATCAGATATAAATCTACTTTGCTTAACTTCTCATCAATATCCAAATAGAGTTGTATTGGCTCTGGTCCTGTCTCTTTTGCCAGTTTTTCAAACGCATCGATAATTTCGTTTTGATTAAACTCATAATCCAAGCGAATATCTTTATGTGTTTTTTTATCCCTTATGAATGTAATCAGACTAATAGGAACGGCTCTGGGTTTAGTTTGATCTTGATTTTGATAGCTGTAATATTGCTCCCCATTTGCATAAGTAGTTTTATAATCTTTTAATTCATATAAATTATTCGTTTTTAAAACCCACGAATATTTATTCATTAATCGTAGCCAAGGTTCAGACCCTGGAACTTTATGCTCTAAAATTTCTTTGCGAATTTTCTCACTGATAACGCGGTTAAAATTTGTAAATTTTTCAGGTGCCATTTGATCAGCTAAATATCGTTTACGACTCATTTGCTCTCCAAACACACCTTGAACAAAGCGATCCCAGTTCGGTTCCTCTATTTTATGGGCTTTAAATTGGGCAACAACATATTGTTCTCCTCCCCCGAATATCCAAACAGTGACTAATCCACCTGGGGCATAGGCTATATAGAAAGTAAAATTTTCCAAAAAAATTCGATAACTTCCTGTTATAATATTATTAATTTTATAATTTTCTAATTGCTTTAGTTTTTCCTGATCTAGGATCGCAGATCCCTCCCAAAATTGATTTTCAGGAATAGAAAAATAACGCACCGTAATTTTATAAGGAAGTTCCTGTTTTAACCCCAAAGGCGTTGCTTGCTCACCACCTCCCCAAGCCTCCATAGGTGGCCCACCAAAAGAGGTAAAAGCCATGACAATTTTATTGGCCTGATTGGTAAAATAATTATGGTTAAAATCCAATAAAACAGAATAATCCCCTGCTGATGCTACATTGACATCATATTGATATTCTTTGGATGCTGTAAGCATTTTAAATCCCCCTACTAAAATAAGAACTAAAATCAAGCCAAAAATTATTTTAAGTTTTTTATTCATGTTAAACATTATCTTTGATTTCCGCCCTATGGGGAGGATCAGTCTGTGCGTCTAACCCAACATTTGCAGGGATTATTGCGTCTGCCTCAAGGGAAATATGCAAATAATCATGATAAAGCTGCTGTTGTTCTTGGGCTGATAATCCTGCTTGAACCAAAGAGAATGTAGAACATTCATTATTTTTATAATTTGCCAATAAATATTGGGTAACCTGACCGTCAAGCTTATTTAACAAAGAATGGCTTTGCATGGAAGTAATCCCTTGATTTAAATATTTTTTCTTTAACCCATTATATTCCATTGCTGCCGCTTTTTTTGTTATTTCTTGCATCCCTTTGGCCAAGATAAATTGATAATCTTTACACCAAACAGTACGATTTCCATAAACAACAGTTGTGACAGAATTACCACCTATTGGAGCTTTATATCCTATTTTAAACTCCCCTCTTCCAGCCATATCAGAAGCACGAGGATCCCCACGAAAATATCCCTTTTCTTTGAACCATTCCCAACGAATTTCCCCTCCATAATAAGGAACAGACCCTTTATCAAGTTTAGATAAATATTTTTTTTCTTCAGTCTTAACCGTATATCCACCCCCAATATCGGAATGTGCCCCTGGGAAACTACACTCAAACCCAATACCATCACCAATGGCGGTATTAATATGGGTCAACGGAAAATGGTAACGATAATCATTTTGTGCCGTTAAATGCACAATACGCCCTGCAACATGTTTTGAACCTGTATTTAACTCAAACTCTTTGACATCATCATAATGATTTGTTCCTGCAGAAGAAA is a window encoding:
- a CDS encoding DUF2931 family protein, producing MNKKLKIIFGLILVLILVGGFKMLTASKEYQYDVNVASAGDYSVLLDFNHNYFTNQANKIVMAFTSFGGPPMEAWGGGEQATPLGLKQELPYKITVRYFSIPENQFWEGSAILDQEKLKQLENYKINNIITGSYRIFLENFTFYIAYAPGGLVTVWIFGGGEQYVVAQFKAHKIEEPNWDRFVQGVFGEQMSRKRYLADQMAPEKFTNFNRVISEKIRKEILEHKVPGSEPWLRLMNKYSWVLKTNNLYELKDYKTTYANGEQYYSYQNQDQTKPRAVPISLITFIRDKKTHKDIRLDYEFNQNEIIDAFEKLAKETGPEPIQLYLDIDEKLSKVDLYLIKDSQKIEIKKVEISRNEVFSDYKPSVP
- a CDS encoding T6SS phospholipase effector Tle1-like catalytic domain-containing protein; translation: MPSISDNQPGQKLNNQPENKDAATNTQKNSQVEVNIKILTVNVFFDGTNNNMFNTQIRLDNADIISKGGQPTQEDKDRETKAGDTSKGNDFSNVALLYMASTKKDGKVEIIYIQGAGTTKYKADSLLWGAGMAKDGLVTGDGPADTYWSTSGVESRVQEAITKLKNFTSKSDKIQRVIINVFGFSRGSFYARYFCAQLTKVKKEDADLKNKKVQINFVGIYDTVSSAGTNHYDDVKEFELNTGSKHVAGRIVHLTAQNDYRYHFPLTHINTAIGDGIGFECSFPGAHSDIGGGYTVKTEEKKYLSKLDKGSVPYYGGEIRWEWFKEKGYFRGDPRASDMAGRGEFKIGYKAPIGGNSVTTVVYGNRTVWCKDYQFILAKGMQEITKKAAAMEYNGLKKKYLNQGITSMQSHSLLNKLDGQVTQYLLANYKNNECSTFSLVQAGLSAQEQQQLYHDYLHISLEADAIIPANVGLDAQTDPPHRAEIKDNV
- a CDS encoding VasL domain-containing protein yields the protein MTSILSDKLGKIGKTPIALKEFMSLKEEVGKLNHPARPDIDWKKVEELCKTILRKNGADLQTLSYYTIALTKLYELKGLTEGIDLIDTLIGKYWFNFWPEQTHIRVEIIAWLVKSIQQFLRSYQFSYTDLTSLYHLENLFNHLCQNFQDLEIKHLTGMTDLYLLTSKTAKQLERLEQENALSNTVSFDHINKIKKNRDLKNSNDIPNLTKQEKNINPEVKKTTLDGEPLSSTTPFIQSEKKHPKIIFWKGFITGACAIMFVGIVSGGALFYKQHINLQNVPIVHSHYFPENLTDSQINILTKLAENKISKETTDNILTNGQETLNQIEIQPLWGVYYGDYLIKLYQSLFPQNAQVIKLQKQWQNKQKELADQYIQTNTYQVIQNQLQNLLDRLNGLDERKGRYITVSELKSIVFSIQKPLLQSPPLDELLRQMKEQKKQQKDTTTLQQQIDMRFIQLLNYYYMLQQSK